The Amycolatopsis nigrescens CSC17Ta-90 genomic interval CCAGCGCCAGGTGAGCGGCCGCGGGAGCGAAAACGTCCCGTCCGTGAAAGGTCGCGAACACTTCTGTCAAGTGGTACTCCGGGGCCGTCAGCTCGTAGGCGGCCCGTATCCCGCCAAGCACCTCCGCGGCCGGTGGTAACAGTCCGTTGTCCGGGCCGACCAGCAGACTCCCGCCGCCGGTCAGCACGACCACGCCTCGCCGCGCGGTGCCGACCGTCGGGTCGACCACCGCCAGATGGACCGATTCCGGCAGGTAAGGCACGGTTTGCGCCAGTACCGCGGCACCGTGCCGGACCCGCTGCGGCGGCACCCCGTGCGTAACGTCGAGCACCTTGATCTCGGGTGCGATTCGGGCGATAACCCCGTGACAGGCCGCGACGAAACCGTCGTCGAGTCCGTAGTCGGTGGTGAACGAAATGTAGCGATAGGCCATACCGGTGATTCTGGCCTCGCCCACTATCTGGAAAGAATGTAGATCACCCACCTGGTGTCTGCCACCATTGTTTTCATGCAGCCGCCGTATGTGATCGCGCTGGTCCAGCGCAGGCACGTCGATCTGCTGCGGGTCAGTTCCGCCCTGTGCCGCCTCGGCTAGTTCACCTGCCCATCCGCCGTCGCGGCCGATAAAACGAGCCGTCGCCTCCGAAGCTGAGGTTCCGTCATGCGCATCCTTGTCCTGTTCGGTCTGGCCGGGTTCCTGGCCCAGCTCGTCGACGGCACCCTCGGCATGGCGTTCGGGGTGACCTCGACAACCACCCTGGTCGCGCTGGGCACCACCCCCGCGGTGGCCAGCGCCGCGGTGCACCTGGCCGAGGTAGGCACCACCCTGGCCTCCGGCGCGGCGCACTGGCGGTTCAAGAACATCGACTGGCGCACGGTCGGCATCCTCGCGGTGCCCGGCGCCGTCGGCGCGGTGATCGGCGCGTACGTGCTGACCT includes:
- a CDS encoding SAM-dependent chlorinase/fluorinase is translated as MAYRYISFTTDYGLDDGFVAACHGVIARIAPEIKVLDVTHGVPPQRVRHGAAVLAQTVPYLPESVHLAVVDPTVGTARRGVVVLTGGGSLLVGPDNGLLPPAAEVLGGIRAAYELTAPEYHLTEVFATFHGRDVFAPAAAHLALGVAPSAFGPPVEDLVRLSEPRVEARPGRLVAEVLTVDHYGNVQLAATAAELDSAALGRRLLVRSGNDELLASRGRTFADLPLGEAVLYTDSAGLLAVAVNGGSAAAALGLDAYSSPQLCTVTSSPTAS
- a CDS encoding putative leader peptide, whose amino-acid sequence is MSATIVFMQPPYVIALVQRRHVDLLRVSSALCRLG